Proteins co-encoded in one Apodemus sylvaticus chromosome 6, mApoSyl1.1, whole genome shotgun sequence genomic window:
- the Kif26a gene encoding kinesin-like protein KIF26A isoform X1, translating to MVGRGASLCAVQPAVAECGPAREPPQLEVSPRKRLPAELDQDPCSSRPAPEGAGASAEQSHSAGGGGWCRHCHTKLVELKRQAWKLVSGPGTPLRDPCLSTLLLDKLPASGVQPACHPDSESRCDVCTTHLHQLTREALRLLQTPASHEDSDASRGGLGAPSPRDPPGPVGLMGRQPAVGPERRKAAAWPPGPSVQVSVAPAGLGGALSTVTIQAQQCLEGVWSLSRVNSFLPPTCLAEAAVAAVAVADTVRDCPPTAGPDRVSKAWGRGAACTAALVTPAPGPAAGGSTGPSAAASFFIRAAQKLSLASKRKKHHPPPAPSARGTSTYPTDFSGSLQLWPPPVPPCLLRAASKAKENPSSFGKVKVMLRIWPAQGGGAQRSAESTSFLKVDSRKKQVTLYDPAAGPPGCAGLRHAPTAPVPKMFAFDAIFPQDSEQAEVCSGTVADVLQSVVGGADGCIFSFGHMSLGKSYTMIGKDSSPQSLGIVPCAISWLFRLIDERKERLGTRFSIRVSAVEVCGHDQSLRDLLAEVASGSLQDTQSPGVYLREDPVCGTQLQNQNELRAPTAEKAAFYLDAALAARSTSRAGCGEDIRRTSHMLFTLHVYQYRVEKCGQGGMSGGRSRLHLIDLGSCDAALGRGGDASGGPLSLSLSALGSVILALVNGAKHVPYRDHRLTMLLRESLATTNCRTTMIAHISDSPAHHAETLSTVQLAARIHRLRRKKGKHASSSSGGESSCEEGRARRPPHLRPFHPRTMLLDPDRSAPGLSGDPDYSSSSEQSCDTVIYVGPGGTALSDRELTDNEGPPDFVPIIPALSRRRPSEGPRDADHFRCSTFAELQERLECIDGSEGLPGPQGGSDGAEASPAQGGRKPSFPEAMSPRKTVTPTVVTSCPRGSPGQDTHRNTSEPSKTGTQGEQRADGTRAEPPAPDKTTGGGGKRPLPSPAPPPPRQPEARGVPSEPGGKGADGVLRTPPVGMSGQAALSPLLSDSTYPSASARGRHLERGLLTTTVTLQQPVELNGEDELVFTVVEELPLGGLAGATRPSSLASMSSDCSLQALASGSRPVSIISSINDEFDAYTSQVSEGPGDPGELPEGTLWAGGSPASSIGSWLSDVSVCLPESRGPTPQPPFSPDSAAGPGPPEFPTPSSSLEDSKVRPSECGRPDNPNSARSPHSGEAVTTTQIQLVREPWVRSPQEAASAQTIHSSLPRKPRTTSTASRARPSRGPYSPGGLFEDPWLLRAEDCDTRQIASTGRAPSPTPGSPRLPETQITLACAQRVVDGCEVASRLSRRPEAVARIPPLRRGATTLGVTTPAASCGDALAEAAAHSGSLRTASSSKKNVSPKGAFFPRPSGAGPPAPPVRKSSLEQSTALAPTQALGLTRPGATSAFEEARPSGRSDSSVPKATSSLKARAGKIETTHRPSGHMSLERCEGVTHGGGGKVRDVAGRPPRAVPRLGVPPASPPLGPAPACRNSPAKGVGASKPPAGGAKGRNLGPSASRALGAPVKPLAPVAGKTAGSGAVPGPRAAPRAVPGIGAKAGRGTIMGTKQAFRAAHSRVHELAASGSPGRGGLSWGSTDSDSGNDSGVNLAEERQPASPALPSPYSKVTAPRRPQRYSSGHGSDNSSVLSGELPPAMGRTALFYHSGGSSGYESMIRDSEATGSASSAPDSMSESGTASPGARSRSLKSPKKRATGLQRRRLIPAPLPDAAALGRKPSLPGQWVDLPPPLASSLKEPFEIKVYEIDDVQRLQRHRLPLRENEAKPSQDTEKQGPVCISSKLRLAERRQQRLQEVQAKRDHLCEELAETQGRLMVEPGRWLEQFEVDPELEPESAEYLVALEQATAALEQCVNLCKAHVMMVTCFDIGVAATTAVPGPQEVDV from the exons ATGGTCGGCCGCGGCGCCTCCTTGTGTGCGGTGCAGCCCGCG GTGGCTGAATGTGGCCCGGCTCGAGAGCCCCCGCAGCTTGAGGTATCCCCTCGCAAGAGGCTGCCCGCCGAGCTCGACCAAGACCCGTGCAGCAGCCGCCCTGCTCCGGAGGGCGCCGGGGCCAGCGCTGAGCAGAGCCACTCAGCCGGTGGGGGCGGGTGGTGCCGCCACTGCCACACGAAGCTCGTGGAGCTAAAACGACAGGCGTGGAAGTTGGTCAGCGGGCCCGGGACTCCCCTTCGG GATCCTTGTCTCTCTACCCTGCTGCTTGACAAGCTCCCAGCATCTGGGGTTCAGCCGGCGTGCCACCCCGACTCGGAGAGTCGCTGTGACGTGTGCACCACGCACCTGCACCAGCTCACTCGGGAAGCCCTGCGTCTGCTACAGACCCCTGCCAGCCACGAGGACTCCGATGCTTCCCGAGGAGGCCTTGGGGCTCCCAGCCCGAGGGACCCACCCGGACCAGTGGGCCTCATGGGGAGGCAGCCTGCTGTGGGGCCTGAAAGGAGGAAGGCGGCAGCTTGGCCGCCCGGCCCCAGCGTCCAGGTGTCCGTGGCCCCGGCGGGCCTTGGAGGAGCATTGAGCACAGTCACCATCCAGGCCCAGCAGTGCCTGGAGGGTGTGTGGAGCCTCTCAAGGGTCAACAGCTTCTTGCCCCCCACTTGCCTG gCTGAGGCTGCTGTCGCTGCCGTGGCTGTGGCCGACACTGTCCGAGACTGTCCCCCGACAGCAGGCCCTGATCGTGTGTCTAAGGCGTGGGGCCGAGGGGCAGCATGCACTGCAGCCCTGGTTACACCAGCCCCAGGCCCCGCAGCAGGGGGCTCCACAGGCCCCTCAGCGGCAGCCTCTTTCTTTATAAG GGCTGCCCAGAagctcagcctggcctccaaGCGCAAGAAGCATCACCCGCCGCCCGCGCCCTCTGCCCGAGGCACATCCACCTACCCCACCGACTTCAGTGGCTCTCTGCAGCTGTGGCCGCCCCCGGTGCCTCCCTGCCTGCTCAGGGCTGCCTCCAAGGCCAAGGAAAACCCCAGCAGCTTCGGAAAG GTGAAGGTTATGCTTCGCATATGGCCAGCACAAGGAGGAGGAGCCCAGCGCTCAGCCGAGTCCACATCCTTCCTGAAGGTGGATTCTCGCAAGAAGCAAGTGACCCTCTATGACCCCGCTGCCGGGCCTCCAGGCTGTGCAGGACTCCGGCACGCCCCCACAGCTCCGGTCCCCAAGATGTTTGCTTTTGACGCCATCTTCCCCCAGGACTCGGAGCAG GCTGAGGTCTGCTCAGGGACGGTGGCTGATGTGCTCCAGTCTGTGGTCGGTGGAGCTGATGGCTGCATTTTTTCCTTTGGCCACATGAGTCTCG GCAAGTCATACACCATGATTGGGAAGGACAGCTCACCCCAGAGCCTGGGCATCGTGCCCTGCGCCATCTCCTGGCTCTTCAGACTCATCGATGAACGCAAGGAAAGGCTGGGCACACGCTTCTCCATCCGTGTGTCTGCCGTGGAAGTGTGCGGCCACGACCAGAGTCTGCGGGACCTGCTCGCTGAGGTGGCTTCGGGCAGCCTTCAGGACACCCAGTCTCCGGGCGTGTACCTTCGGGAGGACCCCGTGTGTGGGACACAG CTCCAGAACCAGAATGAGCTGCGCGCACCCACAGCAGAGAAGGCAGCCTTCTACCTGGACGCGGCCCTGGCAGCCCGCAGCACCAGCCGGGCCGGCTGTGGGGAGGATATACGACGTACCTCCCATATGCTCTTTACCCTCCATGTGTACCAGTACCGGGTGGAGAAATGCGGCCAAGGTGGAA TGTCTGGAGGTCGTAGCCGCCTGCATCTCATCGACCTGGGCAGCTGTGACGCAGCCCTTGGCAGAGGAGGGGACGCTTCAGGAGGACCCCTGAGTCTGTCTCTGTCAGCTTTGGGCAGTGTCATCCTGGCCCTGGTCAACGGGGCCAAGCACGTGCCCTATAG GGACCACAGACTCACCATGCTGCTGCGGGAGTCCCTGGCTACCACCAACTGCCGCACCACTATGATCGCACACATCTCGGATTCTCCAGCCCACCATGCAGAGACCCTCAGCACTGTGCAGCTGGCGGCCCGCATCCACCGCCTGCGCAGGAAGAAGGGCAAG CATGCATCCAGCTCCTCGGGAGGGGAGAGTTCCTGTGAGGAGGGCCGGGCCCGCCGGCCCCCACACCTTCGGCCCTTCCACCCACGCACCATGCTGTTGGATCCTGACCGCTCGGCTCCTGGCCTGTCTGGGGACCCCGACTACTCATCCAGCAGCGAGCAGTCCTGTGACACGGTCATCTATGTGGGTCCCGGCGGGACGGCGCTGTCAGACCGCGAGCTCACTGACAACGAGGGCCCGCCTGACTTTGTGCCCATCATCCCTGCCCTGAGCCGGCGCAGGCCCTCCGAGGGACCCCGGGATGCCGACCACTTCCGCTGCAGTACGTTCGCGGAGCTGCAGGAGCGTCTGGAGTGCATAGACGGCAGCGAGGGACTCCCAGGCCCCCAGGGTGGCTCTGACGGAGCCGAAGCCAGCCCTGCCCAGGGAGGCAGGAAACCCTCATTCCCTGAGGCCATGTCCCCTAGGAAGACTGTGACCCCCACAGTGGTTACCAGTTGCCCTCGAGGCAGCCCTGGGCAGGATACTCACCGGAACACCTCAGAGCCCTCTAAGACTGGCACACAGGGTGAGCAGAGAGCGGATGGTACCCGGGCTGAGCCACCTGCTCCAGACAAGACCACGGGAGGCGGAGGCAAGAGGCCACTGCCCAGTCCAGCCCCTCCACCGCCTCGGCAGCCGGAAGCTCGAGGCGTCCCCTCAGAACCTGGGGGAAAGGGTGCAGATGGCGTGCTGCGGACACCTCCGGTGGGCATGAGTGGGCAGGCGGCCTTGTCCCCGCTGCTCTCAGACTCGACTTACCCTTCCGCGTCCGCTCGTGGACGCCATCTGGAGAGGGGCCTGCTGACCACCACGGTGACCCTGCAGCAGCCGGTGGAGCTCAATGGGGAGGATGAGCTGGTGTTCACGGTGGTCGAGGAGCTCCCTCTGGGCGGACTTGCGGGGGCCACACGGCCCTCCAGTCTGGCCAGCATGAGCAGTGACTGTTCCCTGCAGGCTTTGGCCTCAGGGTCCAGGCCAGTCAGTATCATCAGCAGTATCAATGATGAGTTCGACGCCTATACCTCGCAGGTGTCTGAGGGCCCTGGAGACCCCGGGGAGCTCCCAGAAGGAACACTGTGGGCTGGTGGCAGTCCAGCCTCATCCATTGGCTCCTGGCTGAGTGACGTTAGCGTCTGCTTGCCTGAAAGCCGCGGTCCCACACCACAGCCTCCCTTCAGCCCTGACTCTGCAGCAGGGCCAGGTCCACCAGAGTTTCCTACCCCAAGCAGCTCCCTAGAGGACAGCAAGGTCAGGCCCTCAGAGTGTGGAAGACCAGACAATCCCAACTCAGCCCGGAGTCCCCACTCTGGGGAGGCAGTTACAACAACACAGATCCAACTTGTCAGAGAGCCTTGGGTCAGGTCCCCACAAGAGGCAGCTTCGGCCCAGACTATCCACTCCAGCCTGCCCCGGAAACCCAGGACTACCTCCACAGCCAGCCGAGCTCGTCCTAGCCGGGGTCCATACAGCCCCGGTGGCCTGTTTGAGGACCCTTGGCTACTCCGGGCAGAGGACTGTGACACACGCCAGATAGCTTCCACGGGCAGGGCCCCGAGCCCAACCCCAGGCTCCCCTCGATTGCCTGAGACTCAGATAACCCTGGCTTGTGCCCAGAGAGTGGTGGATGGGTGTGAGGTGGCATCCAGACTGTCGCGGAGACCAGAGGCTGTAGCTCGGATTCCACCTTTGCGGAGGGGAGCCACCACACTTGGGGTGACCACACCTGCTGCATCCTGTGGGGACGCTCTGGCAGAGGCAGCTGCCCATTCAGGAAGCCTGAGGACCGCCTCCAGCAGTAAGAAGAACGTGTCTCCCAAGGGCGCCTTCTTTCCAAGGCCTAGTGGGGCAGGTCCCCCAGCCCCGCCTGTGCGCAAGTCTAGCCTGGAGCAGAGCACGGCCCTCGCCCCTACCCAGGCCCTGGGACTGACCAGGCCAGGGGCTACCTCTGCCTTTGAggaagccaggcccagtggtcGGTCTGATTCCTCTGTTCCCAAGGCCACATCTAGCCTGAAAGCCCGAGCTGGCAAGATAGAGACCACACACCGCCCCTCTGGTCACATGTCTCTGGAACGGTGTGAGGGCGTGACACATGGCGGAGGTGGCAAGGTCAGAGATGTCGCAGGACGGCCACCAAGGGCTGTGCCCAGGTTGGGGGTCCCACCGGCCAGCCCTCCGCTCGGACCAGCTCCTGCCTGTAGGAACAGCCCAGCCAAGGGTGTTGGCGCATCCAAGCCTCCCGCTGGTGGAGCTAAGGGTCGTAATCTGGGGCCTAGCGCATCTCGGGCTCTGGGTGCTCCGGTGAAGCCACTGGCACCTGTGGCGGGCAAGACAGCTGGCAGCGGTGCTGTGCCAGGACCCCGAGCTGCTCCACGGGCCGTGCCGGGTATTGGGGCCAAGGCGGGCCGGGGCACCATCATGGGCACTAAGCAGGCCTTCCGGGCTGCCCATAGCCGTGTCCACGAACTGGCAGCCAGTGGATCTCCTGGTAGAGGCGGCCTCTCCTGGGGCTCGACCGACTCGGACAGCGGCAACGACAGCGGCGTGAACCTGGCCGAGGAGCGGCAGCCCGCGAGCCCCGCCCTGCCCTCCCCCTACAGCAAAGTGACCGCGCCGAGGAGACCCCAGCGCTACAGCAGCGGCCATGGCAGTGACAACAGCAGTGTGCTGAGTGGGGAGCTCCCCCCTGCTATGGGCCGCACGGCTCTCTTTTACCATAGTGGTGGCAGCAGCGGCTACGAGAGCATGATCCGGGACAGCGAGGCCACGGGCAGTGCCTCCTCGGCCCCGGACTCCATGAGTGAGAGTGGAACGGCCTCCCCGGGGGCCCGCTCCCGCAGCCTCAAGTCCCCAAAGAAGAGAGCCACGG GTCTACAGAGGAGGAGGCTGATCCCGGCTCCACTTCCTGATGCTGCTGCCTTGGGCCGCAAGCCCAGCCTCCCTGGGCAGTGGGTGGACTTGCCCCCACCCCTGGCCAGCTCTCTGAAGGAGCCCTTCGAGATCAAGGTGTACGAGATAGATGATGTGCAGCGTCTGCAACGGCACCGGCTGCCTCTGAGGGAGAATGAAGCCAAG CCCTCCCAGGACACGGAGAAG CAGGGCCCAGTGTGCATCAGCTCCAAGCTGCGTCTAGCAGAGCGCAGGCAGCAGCGGCTGCAGGAAGTGCAGGCCAAACGTGACCACCTCTGCGAGGAGCTGGCTGAGACCCAGGGCCGGCTGATGGTGGAACCTGGACGCTGGCTGGAGCAGT tTGAGGTGGACCCAGAGCTGGAACCAGAGTCAGCTGAGTATCTGGTGGCCCTGGAGCAAGCCACAGCTGCCCTGGAGCAGTGCGTTAACCTGTGCAAGGCCCATGTCATGATGGTCACCTGCTTTGACATTGGAGtcgctgccaccactgctgtaCCTGGGCCACAAGAGGTGGATGTTTGA